Proteins encoded in a region of the Thermodesulfatator atlanticus DSM 21156 genome:
- the atpG gene encoding ATP synthase F1 subunit gamma, which translates to MPNLRDIKRKIEAVKKIGQITRAMNMVAAAKLRGAQERVEQFRPYATKFREVVTELAASGAVNPAQFELMQPREVKKVEIILVTADRGLCGAFNANLINACERFIREQKAKGREVSLICVGRKGAQFYRKSGLIRESYEDVMSRVEMFNARAIAREAMRAFLDKEVDETHIIYGYFINVVRQIPKIDKLLPIAVEKEEAAEETTEPKISGSYIYEPEPEELFAQILPLYINTQVFAAMLETAVSEQAARMTAMDNANRACGDMVHSLTLLFNKTRQAAITKELMDIVGGAEALKG; encoded by the coding sequence ATGCCTAACCTAAGGGATATTAAAAGAAAAATAGAAGCGGTTAAGAAGATTGGCCAGATTACCAGGGCCATGAACATGGTGGCGGCGGCTAAGTTGCGTGGAGCCCAGGAAAGGGTAGAACAGTTTCGGCCGTATGCTACCAAATTTAGAGAAGTAGTTACCGAATTAGCAGCTTCTGGTGCGGTCAATCCTGCTCAATTTGAATTAATGCAGCCACGGGAAGTCAAAAAAGTTGAAATTATACTTGTTACTGCTGATAGAGGGCTCTGTGGTGCTTTTAACGCTAACCTCATAAACGCCTGTGAGCGTTTTATTAGGGAACAAAAGGCCAAAGGACGCGAAGTTTCTTTGATTTGTGTTGGGCGTAAAGGCGCTCAGTTTTATCGTAAAAGTGGCCTTATTCGTGAGTCTTATGAAGATGTTATGAGTCGGGTGGAGATGTTTAATGCGCGTGCTATTGCTCGTGAGGCTATGCGCGCGTTTTTAGACAAAGAAGTGGACGAAACCCATATCATTTATGGGTATTTTATAAACGTGGTAAGGCAAATTCCCAAAATAGACAAACTCTTACCCATTGCGGTAGAAAAGGAAGAGGCCGCAGAGGAAACAACTGAACCAAAGATTTCTGGCTCTTATATTTACGAACCTGAGCCTGAGGAGCTTTTTGCTCAGATTTTGCCTCTTTACATTAACACCCAGGTTTTTGCGGCTATGTTAGAAACAGCTGTTAGCGAGCAGGCTGCCCGTATGACCGCAATGGACAATGCTAACCGTGCCTGCGGTGATATGGTTCACAGCCTTACGCTTTTATTTAACAAAACGCGTCAGGCAGCTATTACTAAAGAACTTATGGATATAGTGGGCGGTGCTGAAGCCCTTAAAGGATAA
- the atpD gene encoding F0F1 ATP synthase subunit beta → MAEEKVMGKIVQVMGPVVDVEFPPGKVPAILEALRVTNPAIDDREWNLVLEVAQHLGDNVVRTIAMDNTDGLARGQEVWATGAPISVPVGNAVLGRIMNVVGDPVDEAGPIPSDKTLPIHRPAPAFTEQDVTIKVLETGIKVLDLLVPFPRGGKMGTFGGAGVGKTVVMMEMIHNIAMQHGGISVFCGVGERTREGNDLYLEMKESGVIDKAALVYGQMNEPPGARARVALTGVTVAEYFRDEEGQDVLFFVDNIFRFTQAGSEVSALLGRIPSAVGYQPTLATDLGALQERITSTTKGSITSVQCVYVPADDLTDPAPATTFAHLDGTVVLSRQIAELGIYPAVDPLDSQSRILDPNVLGEEHYQVARQVQQVLQRYKDLQDIIAILGMDELSEEDKIIVARARKIQRFLSQPFHVAEQFTGTPGRYVKLEDTIRGFKEILEGKHDDLPEQAFYMVGTIEEAVEKAQQMAAGG, encoded by the coding sequence ATGGCCGAAGAAAAAGTAATGGGAAAAATTGTACAAGTAATGGGTCCGGTTGTGGACGTTGAGTTCCCTCCTGGAAAGGTTCCGGCGATTCTTGAGGCCTTGCGTGTAACGAACCCTGCCATTGACGATCGTGAGTGGAACCTGGTTCTTGAGGTGGCACAGCACCTTGGTGATAACGTTGTGCGTACGATTGCTATGGACAACACCGACGGTCTGGCCCGCGGTCAGGAAGTTTGGGCTACCGGAGCTCCAATTTCTGTTCCTGTGGGCAATGCGGTTTTGGGCCGTATTATGAACGTAGTAGGTGACCCGGTGGACGAAGCTGGTCCAATACCCTCTGATAAGACCTTGCCCATTCACCGTCCGGCTCCGGCTTTTACCGAACAAGACGTCACCATTAAGGTTCTCGAAACAGGTATTAAGGTTCTTGACCTTCTCGTTCCATTCCCTCGTGGTGGTAAGATGGGCACCTTCGGTGGCGCTGGCGTAGGCAAGACCGTTGTTATGATGGAGATGATTCACAACATCGCTATGCAACATGGTGGTATTTCCGTGTTCTGTGGTGTTGGTGAGCGTACTCGTGAAGGAAACGACCTTTACCTTGAAATGAAGGAATCTGGTGTTATCGATAAAGCCGCGCTGGTTTATGGCCAGATGAACGAGCCTCCTGGAGCTCGTGCTCGAGTCGCCTTGACCGGTGTTACCGTAGCTGAATATTTCCGTGACGAAGAAGGTCAGGACGTGCTTTTCTTCGTAGATAACATTTTCCGTTTTACCCAGGCCGGTTCTGAGGTGTCGGCGCTTCTTGGTCGTATTCCTTCGGCCGTTGGTTATCAGCCGACTCTTGCTACAGACCTTGGTGCGCTTCAAGAGCGTATCACATCTACCACCAAAGGTTCTATTACTTCTGTTCAGTGCGTTTACGTGCCTGCTGACGACTTGACCGACCCTGCTCCCGCGACCACCTTTGCGCACCTTGACGGTACCGTGGTTCTTTCCCGTCAGATTGCAGAGCTCGGTATCTATCCTGCGGTTGACCCGCTTGACTCTCAGTCTCGTATTCTTGACCCGAATGTTTTGGGTGAAGAACACTATCAAGTTGCTCGTCAGGTACAGCAGGTCTTGCAGCGTTATAAAGACCTTCAAGATATTATTGCCATTCTTGGTATGGACGAGCTCTCTGAGGAGGACAAGATTATCGTCGCTCGTGCTCGTAAGATTCAGCGTTTCTTGTCACAGCCATTCCACGTTGCGGAACAGTTCACCGGTACTCCTGGTCGTTACGTCAAACTAGAAGACACTATTCGCGGCTTTAAAGAAATTCTTGAAGGTAAGCATGACGACTTACCTGAACAGGCATTCTATATGGTCGGTACCATCGAAGAGGCTGTTGAAAAAGCCCAGCAAATGGCTGCTGGAGGTTAA
- a CDS encoding F0F1 ATP synthase subunit epsilon, translating to MARILLEIVTPSRMVVSEEVDIVTAPGVAGEFGVMAHHAPMVAAIKIGELRYRVGDKEEFLAVSEGFCEVSHNKITFLCEAAERAEEIDVERALKAKERAEKRLQEAAAKAEKIDIARAQAALARALVRLRVAEKVRQRAQ from the coding sequence ATGGCTCGCATCCTACTCGAAATTGTAACACCTAGCCGTATGGTAGTGAGTGAGGAAGTTGATATTGTTACAGCGCCTGGTGTGGCAGGTGAGTTCGGTGTTATGGCTCACCACGCACCCATGGTAGCTGCTATAAAAATTGGCGAATTGCGTTATCGTGTGGGAGATAAGGAAGAATTCTTAGCGGTTAGTGAAGGATTTTGCGAGGTTAGCCATAATAAGATCACCTTTTTATGCGAAGCAGCTGAAAGGGCTGAGGAAATAGACGTAGAGCGCGCCTTGAAGGCAAAAGAGCGCGCTGAGAAACGCTTACAGGAAGCAGCAGCCAAGGCCGAAAAGATCGACATTGCCAGGGCCCAGGCTGCTTTGGCACGTGCGTTGGTCCGCTTAAGAGTTGCTGAAAAAGTTAGACAACGTGCCCAGTAG
- the atpA gene encoding F0F1 ATP synthase subunit alpha, protein MQGIRVEEISDLIKKRIEEYEKKVDLDEMGVVISIGDGIARVYGLRNCQAMELIEFPGGEMGIALNLEFDNVGVPIMGDATKIKEGDIAKRTGRIAEVPVGEAVLGRVVDPLGRPLDGKGPIQSKEFRRIEVKAPGIIARKPVHEPMYTGLKAIDAMTPIGRGQRELIIGDRQTGKTAIGIDAIINQRDSDVYCIYVAAGLKKASVAQTVEVLRRYGAMEYTTVVAACASDPATLQYIAPYAGCAMGEYFRDSGRHALIVYDDLSKQANAYREVSLLLRRPPGREAYPGDIFYNHSRLLERAAKLNEEHGAGSLTALPIIETLQGDVSAYIPTNVISITDGQVYLEPSLFFAGIRPAINVGLSVSRVGGAAQIKAMKQVAGRLRLELAQYRELAAFAQFGSELDRATQRVLHRGARLTEILKQPQYQPLPVEKQVCILFAGTRGFLDEMPLDVLETYEKELYEFIESRYPEIYTEIREKKEISPELEEKMKAAFKEFNEEFKTRHNVETVPVP, encoded by the coding sequence ATGCAAGGGATAAGAGTAGAAGAAATCAGTGATCTTATTAAAAAGCGCATTGAGGAGTATGAAAAGAAGGTAGACCTTGATGAGATGGGGGTTGTGATCTCCATCGGTGACGGTATTGCTCGTGTTTACGGGTTGCGTAATTGTCAGGCTATGGAGTTGATAGAGTTTCCTGGTGGCGAAATGGGCATCGCGCTCAACCTAGAGTTTGACAACGTTGGTGTCCCGATCATGGGTGACGCCACCAAGATTAAAGAGGGCGACATTGCCAAGCGTACCGGTCGTATCGCAGAAGTTCCGGTAGGCGAGGCAGTGCTTGGCCGTGTAGTAGATCCTCTTGGTCGTCCTCTCGATGGTAAGGGTCCTATTCAATCTAAGGAATTTCGTCGTATCGAAGTTAAAGCCCCTGGTATCATTGCCCGTAAGCCGGTGCACGAGCCCATGTACACCGGTCTTAAGGCCATTGACGCGATGACTCCTATTGGTCGTGGTCAGCGTGAGCTCATCATTGGTGACCGTCAGACTGGTAAAACTGCCATTGGTATCGACGCCATTATCAATCAGCGCGATAGTGATGTGTATTGTATTTACGTTGCTGCAGGTCTCAAGAAAGCTTCGGTGGCCCAGACCGTGGAAGTTTTAAGGCGTTACGGAGCCATGGAGTATACCACTGTGGTAGCGGCTTGTGCCTCTGACCCTGCCACTTTGCAATATATCGCTCCCTATGCTGGTTGTGCTATGGGGGAATATTTCCGTGACTCTGGTCGTCACGCTCTTATCGTTTATGACGACCTTTCCAAACAGGCAAATGCCTACCGTGAAGTGTCTTTGCTTCTCCGTCGTCCTCCTGGACGTGAGGCTTATCCTGGTGACATTTTCTATAACCACTCTCGTTTGCTTGAGCGTGCTGCTAAACTAAACGAAGAACACGGAGCTGGTTCACTCACAGCGTTGCCCATTATCGAAACCCTCCAGGGTGACGTTTCGGCGTATATCCCCACCAACGTTATTTCGATTACCGATGGCCAGGTTTATCTTGAACCGAGCCTCTTTTTTGCAGGCATTCGTCCGGCTATTAACGTAGGTCTTTCGGTTTCACGCGTTGGTGGTGCAGCGCAAATCAAGGCTATGAAGCAGGTTGCTGGTAGGCTCCGTCTTGAGCTTGCCCAGTATCGTGAGCTGGCAGCCTTCGCTCAGTTTGGTTCCGAACTTGACCGTGCTACTCAGAGAGTCTTGCATCGTGGTGCGCGTCTTACTGAAATCCTCAAACAGCCTCAGTATCAGCCTCTGCCAGTAGAAAAGCAGGTCTGTATCCTTTTTGCTGGTACTCGTGGCTTCCTTGATGAAATGCCCCTTGATGTTTTAGAAACTTATGAAAAAGAACTCTATGAATTTATAGAATCTCGTTATCCTGAGATTTATACCGAAATTCGCGAAAAGAAAGAAATTAGTCCTGAACTAGAAGAGAAAATGAAAGCTGCTTTCAAGGAGTTTAACGAAGAATTTAAGACCAGACACAACGTTGAAACTGTACCTGTACCGTAA
- a CDS encoding TrpB-like pyridoxal phosphate-dependent enzyme gives MDEFKIVLSEKELPEAWYNIIPRLPKPPAPPLNPKTGEPVKPEELEPIFPRSLIEQEMSPEPWIEIPEAVREVYKLWRPTPLRRARKLEKALGTPARIYFKDESVSPPGSHKPNTAVAQAYYNKEAGIKRLATETGAGQWGSALSFACKLFGLKCTVYMVKVSYEQKPFRKSLMHIWGAEVFPSPSERTNSGRKILEENPDSTGSLGIAISEAVEDAATNQDTNYALGSVLNHVLLHQTIIGLETQKQLALVEEKPDILIGCVGGGSNFAGFAFPFIGDIIEKKLDAEVIAVEPSSCPTLTKGIYTYDFGDTAGLTPLLLMHTLGHSFEPPAIHAGGLRYHGDAPLVCQLVKDGFIKPRAYPQNPCFEAAILFAQTEGIIPAPETSHAIRAAIDEALKCKETGEEKVIVFSFSGHGHFDLAAYDAYLEGKLEDYEYPEEKIKEALKALEHFPKFPTGI, from the coding sequence ATGGACGAGTTCAAAATTGTTTTAAGTGAAAAGGAATTACCAGAAGCGTGGTACAACATCATTCCGCGGCTCCCTAAGCCTCCGGCCCCTCCACTTAACCCTAAGACCGGAGAACCTGTTAAGCCCGAAGAGCTAGAGCCCATTTTTCCCCGCTCACTCATTGAACAGGAGATGAGCCCAGAGCCCTGGATAGAAATTCCTGAGGCGGTCCGAGAGGTTTATAAGCTCTGGCGTCCGACTCCCCTTAGAAGGGCTCGCAAACTGGAAAAGGCCCTAGGAACCCCTGCGCGTATCTATTTCAAGGACGAAAGCGTAAGCCCTCCAGGTAGCCATAAACCAAACACTGCGGTAGCCCAGGCCTATTACAACAAAGAAGCTGGTATCAAAAGACTCGCCACGGAAACCGGCGCAGGCCAGTGGGGAAGCGCTCTTTCCTTTGCCTGCAAACTCTTTGGCCTTAAATGCACCGTCTATATGGTCAAGGTCTCTTATGAACAAAAACCATTCCGTAAAAGCCTCATGCATATTTGGGGTGCAGAAGTATTTCCTTCCCCCAGCGAGCGCACTAACTCTGGTCGCAAAATCTTAGAAGAAAACCCCGATTCCACCGGAAGTCTTGGTATTGCCATTTCTGAAGCAGTGGAAGACGCCGCTACTAACCAGGATACCAACTATGCCCTGGGAAGCGTGTTAAACCACGTGCTCTTGCACCAAACCATAATTGGCCTTGAAACCCAAAAACAATTGGCCCTGGTGGAAGAAAAACCAGACATCCTCATAGGCTGTGTTGGTGGGGGAAGTAACTTTGCAGGCTTTGCCTTTCCTTTTATTGGCGACATCATCGAAAAAAAGCTTGACGCTGAAGTCATTGCGGTTGAGCCATCAAGCTGCCCAACCCTTACCAAAGGTATCTACACTTACGATTTTGGCGATACAGCCGGGTTAACACCCCTTCTTCTCATGCACACCCTTGGGCATTCTTTTGAACCACCTGCTATCCATGCAGGCGGCCTTCGTTATCATGGTGACGCACCTCTTGTTTGCCAGTTGGTGAAAGACGGCTTTATCAAACCTCGTGCCTACCCCCAAAACCCTTGTTTTGAAGCCGCTATTCTTTTCGCCCAAACAGAAGGGATTATCCCTGCTCCTGAGACCAGCCATGCTATCCGCGCGGCCATTGACGAAGCCTTAAAATGCAAAGAAACCGGCGAAGAAAAAGTCATCGTTTTCAGCTTTAGCGGACACGGACATTTCGACTTAGCAGCCTATGACGCTTACCTTGAAGGGAAACTTGAAGACTACGAATACCCTGAAGAAAAAATCAAAGAAGCTCTAAAAGCCTTGGAACACTTCCCAAAATTCCCAACAGGGATATAA
- a CDS encoding SphA family protein, with protein MRPIIMGIFLSFFIVAQSFAGGGKAYPLGAEGFLIGAAPPPGLTVLNYAYFYHANEMKDANGDSLAVFDKVSVWAEVLRFIYFSEKKILGGNYGQHFFVLYVHTDLDFVAPVGPQNKKSYSDGNIPYLIYSPFLLSWHLKQGKLHVVLDVADLYIPLSNEEKDNLASVGRNFWTIEPVLAVTYMPTTRLAASLKLMYDFNTKQEDYPTPQGVNIDRTPGQEFHFDWCVSYAVKANLRIGVSGYYYRQVKDDKFDLEGVSGPLKETLQAAADAQSRVWAIGPGVWYQKDKLFISLRSQFEFAAREMTEGYNIWFKLGYIF; from the coding sequence ATGCGCCCGATTATTATGGGTATTTTTTTATCTTTTTTTATTGTTGCCCAGAGTTTTGCAGGAGGAGGAAAGGCCTACCCCCTAGGAGCCGAAGGTTTTTTAATAGGTGCAGCACCACCTCCTGGGCTTACCGTCCTTAACTATGCCTATTTTTATCATGCAAATGAAATGAAAGACGCTAATGGGGACTCGCTGGCTGTTTTTGACAAAGTATCCGTATGGGCTGAAGTCCTGAGATTTATATATTTCAGTGAGAAAAAAATCCTTGGTGGAAATTACGGCCAACACTTCTTTGTGCTATACGTACATACCGATCTTGATTTCGTGGCACCTGTAGGCCCCCAAAACAAAAAAAGCTACTCCGACGGCAATATCCCTTATCTTATCTACTCTCCCTTCCTACTCTCCTGGCACCTTAAACAGGGCAAACTCCATGTTGTGCTTGACGTAGCGGATCTGTACATTCCGCTTTCAAATGAAGAAAAAGACAACCTCGCAAGTGTGGGGCGTAATTTCTGGACCATTGAACCTGTGCTGGCAGTCACTTACATGCCCACTACCAGGCTCGCGGCTTCTTTAAAACTTATGTATGACTTTAATACCAAACAAGAAGACTATCCTACTCCCCAGGGGGTAAACATTGACCGCACCCCAGGTCAAGAGTTCCATTTTGACTGGTGCGTTTCTTACGCGGTGAAAGCAAATTTGCGCATAGGTGTAAGCGGTTATTACTATCGCCAAGTAAAAGATGACAAATTCGACCTTGAAGGCGTAAGCGGTCCACTAAAAGAAACCCTTCAGGCTGCCGCTGATGCCCAAAGCAGAGTCTGGGCTATAGGCCCTGGAGTTTGGTATCAAAAAGATAAACTTTTTATTTCATTGCGTTCGCAGTTTGAATTTGCTGCAAGGGAAATGACAGAAGGCTATAATATCTGGTTCAAATTAGGCTATATTTTTTAG
- the rny gene encoding ribonuclease Y: MEVLLVVIALAAGLAVGIPLGIKLKEKKDQEKLAGVEQKAQEILERARTEAERLRQEVKLEAREEALRHKEKIEKEFEERHRKLDEQEKRLREQESRLAEREANLERRSQQLEKREEELGRKELKLREKEELLTKQEQEYRTLVESQRKELEKIAQLTHEEAREIVLKKAEEEAKEETARMLMRIETEAREEANRRAREILALAISRCATEIVTEKAVSVVPLPSEDMKGRIIGREGRNIRALEAATGVDLIIDDTPEVVVLSGFNPLRREVARIALERLISDGRIHPARIEEVVKKVEEELDVTIKEIGERAAFDVGVYGLPSELLRLLGKLKYRTSYSQNVLQHSIEVAYICGVMAGELGLDVKKAKRAGLLHDIGKAVDQEMEGPHALIGAELAKKYGEDEEIVNAIAAHHEDVPPESVLAILVQAADAVSGARPGARKELLESYIKRLETLERVATSFPGVQKAYAIQAGREIRVIVDSNKITDAEAVHLSRDIAKKIEKELTYPGLIKVTVIRETRAVEYAR; this comes from the coding sequence ATGGAAGTTTTGTTAGTGGTGATTGCCCTAGCCGCAGGGCTTGCCGTGGGCATTCCCCTGGGAATAAAACTCAAAGAAAAGAAAGACCAAGAAAAGCTTGCAGGTGTTGAGCAAAAGGCCCAAGAAATTTTAGAAAGAGCCAGGACAGAGGCTGAACGCCTGCGCCAGGAAGTTAAGCTTGAAGCTCGGGAAGAGGCTCTTCGTCACAAAGAAAAAATAGAAAAAGAGTTCGAAGAAAGACACCGTAAATTAGACGAACAAGAAAAAAGACTCCGCGAACAAGAAAGTCGTTTAGCTGAAAGAGAAGCCAATCTTGAGCGCCGCAGCCAGCAGCTTGAAAAACGAGAAGAAGAACTCGGGCGTAAGGAACTTAAGCTGCGGGAGAAAGAAGAATTGCTGACCAAGCAGGAGCAAGAGTACCGAACTCTGGTTGAGTCCCAGCGCAAAGAGTTAGAAAAAATCGCCCAACTTACCCACGAAGAGGCTCGCGAAATTGTCCTTAAGAAAGCAGAAGAAGAAGCCAAAGAAGAAACAGCGCGTATGCTCATGCGCATTGAGACCGAAGCGCGCGAAGAAGCTAATCGTCGTGCGCGTGAGATCTTGGCGCTGGCAATTTCACGTTGTGCCACCGAGATTGTCACTGAAAAAGCCGTTTCGGTGGTTCCCCTTCCGAGCGAGGACATGAAAGGACGCATCATCGGACGGGAGGGTCGAAACATCCGGGCCCTTGAGGCTGCTACCGGAGTTGACTTAATAATCGACGATACCCCTGAGGTAGTTGTTCTTTCGGGGTTTAACCCGCTTAGGCGAGAGGTGGCCCGTATAGCCCTCGAACGTCTGATTTCTGATGGACGCATACATCCAGCCCGCATTGAAGAAGTAGTCAAAAAGGTCGAAGAAGAATTAGACGTTACTATCAAAGAGATTGGCGAAAGAGCGGCCTTTGACGTGGGGGTTTATGGTTTGCCTTCTGAGCTTTTGCGCTTACTTGGCAAACTGAAATATCGTACAAGCTATTCCCAAAACGTACTTCAGCATTCCATCGAAGTGGCATACATTTGCGGGGTAATGGCAGGGGAACTTGGCCTTGATGTTAAAAAAGCCAAGCGTGCTGGGTTACTTCACGACATAGGCAAGGCGGTTGACCAGGAAATGGAAGGTCCTCACGCCTTAATCGGGGCAGAGCTTGCCAAAAAATACGGCGAAGACGAAGAAATAGTAAACGCCATTGCTGCACACCATGAAGACGTACCCCCTGAGTCAGTTTTAGCAATTTTGGTTCAGGCGGCCGACGCGGTTTCTGGGGCCCGGCCTGGTGCACGAAAAGAACTCCTTGAGTCTTACATCAAGCGCCTTGAAACCCTTGAGCGGGTTGCTACTTCTTTTCCAGGGGTCCAGAAGGCTTACGCTATTCAGGCTGGGCGTGAAATCAGAGTCATTGTGGATAGCAACAAAATAACCGATGCAGAAGCAGTGCATCTTTCCCGGGATATAGCCAAAAAAATAGAAAAAGAACTTACCTATCCTGGTTTGATAAAGGTTACCGTGATCCGAGAGACAAGGGCGGTGGAATATGCCCGTTAA
- a CDS encoding bifunctional UDP-N-acetylglucosamine diphosphorylase/glucosamine-1-phosphate N-acetyltransferase GlmU, which yields MSLAVVILAAGKGTRMKSPLPKVLHILGGEPLILHVLDTVLALNPQHVLVVVGFKKERVLEVIKPYAVKHVEQREQLGTGHAVLLAEESLKDFNGDVLVLCGDTPLLRVDTLKELCSFHREKQAVATILTAELENPFGYGRIIRDSSGLVSEIVEEKDADPTQKRIKEINSGTYVFRAKFLFDALKEIRPDNVQREYYLTDVIKIARQKALPVAALKAKSNEEILGINSQFELALAEKIFQRRLRERFMAAGVTFVSPEHVYLEKKVQIAPGVVIFPFVSLRGATEIGQEAVIESHCDLKDVKVLPGARVSSGTTLSNGLYR from the coding sequence ATGTCCCTTGCTGTGGTTATTTTGGCTGCTGGTAAAGGAACCCGGATGAAATCTCCTTTACCAAAGGTTTTGCATATTTTGGGGGGAGAGCCACTTATCCTTCACGTGCTGGATACGGTTTTAGCCCTTAATCCTCAGCATGTTTTGGTTGTTGTAGGATTTAAAAAAGAAAGGGTGTTAGAGGTCATAAAGCCGTATGCGGTTAAGCATGTGGAACAAAGAGAACAACTTGGTACAGGCCATGCAGTGTTGCTTGCTGAGGAATCTTTGAAAGATTTTAACGGGGATGTTTTAGTACTCTGTGGAGATACTCCCTTACTTCGAGTGGATACCTTAAAAGAACTTTGTTCTTTTCATCGTGAAAAGCAGGCGGTTGCTACGATTTTGACAGCTGAGCTTGAAAATCCTTTTGGATACGGGCGAATTATCCGAGATTCTAGCGGCCTGGTATCAGAAATCGTCGAGGAAAAAGATGCTGATCCAACACAAAAACGCATCAAAGAGATAAATTCGGGTACTTATGTGTTTCGAGCTAAATTTCTTTTTGACGCCTTAAAAGAGATTCGTCCAGATAACGTACAACGCGAGTATTACCTGACGGATGTAATCAAGATTGCCCGCCAAAAAGCCTTGCCTGTAGCTGCTTTGAAAGCCAAGAGCAATGAGGAAATTTTAGGTATAAATAGCCAGTTTGAGCTAGCTTTGGCTGAAAAGATTTTTCAGCGGCGTTTGCGTGAGCGTTTTATGGCTGCAGGGGTAACTTTTGTCTCTCCTGAGCATGTGTATCTGGAGAAAAAGGTGCAAATTGCGCCAGGAGTGGTAATTTTTCCCTTTGTAAGCCTGCGCGGGGCTACTGAGATTGGGCAAGAAGCCGTTATCGAGAGCCATTGTGACTTAAAAGACGTTAAAGTGTTGCCAGGAGCAAGGGTATCTTCGGGAACAACTTTAAGCAACGGTCTTTATCGCTAG
- the zapB gene encoding cell division protein ZapB, with protein sequence MSVQEIALLEEKIETLLGYIQRLSQEKASLLETLSQKESEIESLKAELSRLQEEKQLVKNKVQEILSKIEQLSMD encoded by the coding sequence ATGAGTGTGCAGGAGATTGCCTTATTAGAGGAAAAAATCGAAACCCTTTTAGGATATATTCAGCGCCTGAGCCAGGAAAAGGCCTCTTTATTAGAGACCTTGTCTCAAAAAGAAAGCGAAATAGAATCCCTTAAAGCAGAGCTTTCCAGATTGCAGGAAGAAAAACAGCTGGTCAAAAACAAAGTTCAGGAAATATTAAGCAAAATTGAACAATTATCAATGGATTAG
- a CDS encoding TIGR00282 family metallophosphoesterase has product MPVKVLFVGDIVGRPGRKALNKFLPGLISDYAPHFVIGNAENAAGGYGLTEAIAQELLAAGFDLLTSGNHIWRREFLPYLAKAEKVLRPANYPAGAVGKGYAVLHKNDKKLGVINLEGRVFMRSLDCPFRIGLALAEKLKEETPCILVDFHAEATSEKLALGWYLDGKVSAVIGTHTHVQTGDERILPEGTAYLTDVGMTGIRDGVIGMRKDHAIELFLTQVPRKLEVPKTGPKKLEAVYLEIDEQTGKTQKLVRIRKED; this is encoded by the coding sequence ATGCCCGTTAAGGTGCTTTTTGTAGGGGATATTGTAGGCCGGCCGGGGAGAAAGGCTCTTAACAAATTTCTCCCCGGTTTGATTTCAGATTATGCCCCCCACTTTGTAATTGGTAACGCTGAAAATGCGGCAGGTGGCTACGGATTGACCGAAGCTATCGCCCAGGAATTATTAGCGGCAGGATTCGATCTCCTCACCTCTGGGAACCACATTTGGCGCAGGGAATTTTTGCCTTATCTGGCCAAGGCCGAAAAAGTCCTCAGGCCTGCCAATTATCCTGCAGGGGCCGTAGGGAAGGGCTATGCGGTTCTTCACAAAAACGACAAAAAACTCGGGGTTATCAATCTTGAAGGCCGTGTTTTTATGCGTTCCCTTGATTGTCCCTTTCGTATCGGCCTAGCCCTGGCAGAAAAACTCAAAGAAGAAACCCCCTGTATTTTGGTTGATTTTCACGCCGAAGCTACCTCGGAAAAATTGGCCCTTGGATGGTATCTTGATGGCAAAGTATCTGCTGTTATCGGAACCCATACCCACGTTCAGACCGGAGACGAAAGAATTCTACCAGAAGGCACCGCTTATCTTACCGACGTAGGCATGACGGGCATTCGTGATGGAGTGATAGGGATGCGCAAAGACCACGCCATTGAGCTTTTCCTTACCCAGGTTCCGCGAAAGCTCGAAGTTCCCAAAACAGGCCCAAAGAAGTTAGAAGCAGTTTATCTCGAAATAGACGAACAAACCGGGAAAACCCAAAAACTGGTACGTATCAGAAAGGAAGATTAA